The Rhinopithecus roxellana isolate Shanxi Qingling chromosome 9, ASM756505v1, whole genome shotgun sequence genome contains a region encoding:
- the NDUFB9 gene encoding NADH dehydrogenase [ubiquinone] 1 beta subcomplex subunit 9, with protein sequence MALLASGAYLTHQQKVLRLYKRALRHLESWCVHRDKYRYFACLLRARFEEHKNEKDMMKATQLLKEAEEEFWYRQHPQPYIFPDSPGGTSYERYDCYKLPEWCLDDWHPSEKAMYPDYFAKREQWKKLRRESWEREVKQLQEETPPGGPLTEALPPARKEGDLPPLWWHIVTRPRERPT encoded by the exons ATGGCGTTATTGGCGTCGGGGGCCTACCTGACCCATCAGCAGAAGGTGTTGCGGCTTTATAAGCGGGCGCTGCGCCACCTCGAGTCGTGGTGCGTCCACAG AGACAAATACCGATACTTTGCTTGTTTGCTGAGAGCCCGGTTTGAAGAACATAAGAATGAAAAGGATATGATGAAGGCCACCCAGCTGCtgaaggaggctgaggaagaattctGGTACCGTCAGCATCCACAGCCGTACATCTTCCCTGACTCTCCTGGGGGCACCTCCTATGAGAGATACGATTGCTACAAG CTCCCAGAATGGTGCTTAGATGACTGGCATCCTTCTGAGAAGGCAATGTATCCTGATTACTTTGCCAAGAGAGAACAGTGGAAGAAACTGCGGAGGGAAAGCTGGGAACGAGAG GTTAAGCAGCTGCAGGAGGAAACGCCACCTGGTGGTCCTTTAACTGAAGCTTTGCCCCCTGCCCGAAAGGAAGGTGATTTGCCCCCACTGTGGTGGCATATTGTGACCAGACCCCGGGAGCGGCCCACATAG